CCCGGTGCCGTGGCAGACCGGGCAAGCGGCGTCGCTGGTCAGCCGCAACGGGACGGTGACCCCGTCGGTCGCCTCGGTGAACCCGAGGGTGACCTCCGACTCGATGTCCGCGCCGCGCCGCGGCTGGACCGTGGTGGGGCCGCCCCGGCCACGGCCGAAGATGCCGCCGAACAGGTCGCCGATGCCGCCCGCCCCGGCCCCGCCGGGACTACCGGCGCCGCCGAACAGGTCGCCGAGGTCGAACGGCACCCCACCGGGACCGCCGCCGGCCCCGCCGGGCACCCGGAAGCCGCCGTTGCCGAACAGCGCCCGGCCCTCGTCGTACTCCTTGCGCCGCTTCTCGTCGGACAGGACGTCGTAGGCCTCGGAGATCCCCTTGAACCGTTCCTCGGCCGCCGGGTCGCCCTTGTTGGCGTCCGGGTGGTACTGGC
This portion of the Actinomycetes bacterium genome encodes:
- a CDS encoding DnaJ domain-containing protein, with amino-acid sequence MSSRDFLEKDFYKVLGVPKGAKADEIKKAYRKLARQYHPDANKGDPAAEERFKGISEAYDVLSDEKRRKEYDEGRALFGNGGFRVPGGAGGGPGGVPFDLGDLFGGAGSPGGAGAGGIGDLFGGIFGRGRGGPTTVQPRRGADIESEVTLGFTEATDGVTVPLRLTSDAACPVCHGTG